From one Bacillus sp. FJAT-42376 genomic stretch:
- the fumC gene encoding class II fumarate hydratase, translating to METRIEKDTMGEIEVPADKLWGAQTQRSKENFKIGTEKMPLEVIYAFAVLKRSAAIANEKLGKLSSEKKDAIVLACDEILEGKWDDQFPLAVWQTGSGTQSNMNVNEVIAHRGNELLENKDIRIHANDDVNMGQSSNDTFPTAMHIAALKAVKEQLIPAVGQLQKTLTDKANQFQDLVKIGRTHLQDATPITLGQEISGWSYMLERSKAMIEEGSSHLLNLAVGGTAVGTGINAHPEFGDLAASEMADYTGIPFISSANKFHALTSHDEIVYAHGAIKGLAADAMKIANDVRFLASGPRCGIGEISIPENEPGSSIMPGKVNPTQSEALTMTAVQVMGNDAAIGFAASQGNFELNVYKPVILYNFLQSVRLLADALRSFNVHCAKGIEPNHEVIKKYLNDSLMLVTALNPHIGYEKAAKIAKYAHKEGITLKEAAAALNLLTEEQFDEYVVPEEMTKPK from the coding sequence ATGGAAACGAGAATAGAAAAAGACACAATGGGAGAAATAGAAGTTCCGGCTGACAAGCTTTGGGGGGCGCAAACTCAGCGCAGTAAAGAGAATTTTAAAATCGGCACCGAAAAAATGCCGCTCGAAGTGATCTATGCGTTTGCTGTACTGAAACGCAGTGCAGCCATTGCAAATGAAAAATTAGGAAAGCTTTCTTCTGAAAAAAAAGACGCAATTGTTCTGGCTTGTGATGAAATTCTTGAAGGTAAATGGGACGATCAATTTCCTCTCGCTGTATGGCAGACCGGCAGCGGGACGCAAAGCAATATGAATGTGAATGAAGTGATTGCGCACAGAGGGAATGAACTGCTGGAAAACAAGGACATCCGGATTCATGCAAACGATGATGTAAACATGGGACAAAGTTCGAATGATACGTTTCCGACGGCTATGCATATCGCTGCATTAAAAGCTGTAAAAGAACAGCTGATTCCCGCAGTCGGACAGCTTCAAAAAACACTGACGGATAAAGCAAATCAATTTCAGGATTTGGTCAAAATCGGACGTACTCATCTTCAGGACGCGACGCCTATTACCCTTGGGCAGGAAATCAGCGGCTGGTCGTATATGCTTGAAAGATCAAAAGCGATGATTGAAGAAGGATCCTCACATCTTCTTAATCTTGCGGTTGGAGGAACAGCTGTCGGGACAGGGATCAATGCGCACCCTGAATTCGGCGATCTGGCTGCTTCAGAAATGGCTGACTACACAGGCATCCCCTTTATATCGTCTGCGAACAAATTTCATGCCTTAACCTCTCACGATGAAATCGTCTATGCGCACGGTGCTATTAAGGGTCTCGCTGCGGATGCAATGAAAATTGCCAACGATGTACGATTTCTTGCGAGCGGACCGAGATGCGGAATAGGTGAAATTTCAATACCTGAAAATGAACCCGGGAGTTCCATTATGCCTGGGAAGGTCAACCCTACACAAAGTGAAGCGTTAACGATGACGGCTGTACAAGTGATGGGGAACGACGCGGCGATAGGGTTCGCAGCAAGTCAGGGGAATTTTGAATTAAATGTATATAAACCGGTCATTTTATACAATTTTCTCCAATCGGTCCGCCTGCTTGCGGATGCACTCCGATCTTTCAATGTGCATTGTGCAAAAGGAATCGAACCAAATCATGAAGTGATTAAAAAATATCTCAATGACTCTCTTATGCTGGTTACAGCATTAAACCCTCATATAGGCTATGAAAAAGCAGCAAAAATCGCGAAGTATGCCCATAAAGAAGGAATCACGCTTAAGGAAGCAGCAGCAGCGTTAAATTTGCTGACAGAAGAGCAGTTTGATGAATATGTTGTACCAGAGGAAATGACAAAACCAAAATAA
- a CDS encoding GNAT family protein, with amino-acid sequence MRKEGTKIRLRELEEKDAESLYPIWSDPEVVRYLNMEAAAAITEVRSMIYILRSLAGKKKAYRWSIISLKTNEILGTCGFNEWDEENARGEIGYELGRKHWGHGYMQEALVLLLDYAFTSMGANRIEAKVVPQNTVSLLLLEKLHFRYEGLLRKYELMNGQYEDVRLLSLLSEEFPVIGDA; translated from the coding sequence ATGCGAAAAGAGGGAACAAAAATCCGCCTTCGCGAGCTTGAGGAGAAAGATGCGGAGAGCCTGTATCCGATCTGGTCTGACCCTGAGGTTGTCCGCTATTTGAATATGGAAGCGGCAGCGGCCATTACAGAGGTAAGGTCGATGATTTACATCCTTCGCTCGCTTGCCGGAAAGAAAAAAGCCTATCGGTGGTCCATCATCAGTTTAAAAACAAATGAGATTCTGGGCACTTGCGGCTTTAATGAGTGGGATGAAGAGAATGCAAGGGGTGAAATCGGCTACGAGCTGGGACGGAAACATTGGGGACATGGCTATATGCAAGAAGCCTTGGTTCTTCTTTTGGATTATGCCTTTACCTCTATGGGGGCTAACCGGATCGAGGCAAAAGTGGTCCCTCAAAATACGGTTTCTCTTCTTCTTCTTGAAAAACTTCATTTTCGTTATGAAGGCCTTTTAAGAAAGTATGAACTGATGAATGGACAATATGAGGATGTAAGGCTTCTTTCCTTATTAAGTGAAGAATTTCCGGTTATAGGGGATGCATAG
- a CDS encoding YvzF family protein: MAQIRLMGSKEELDVIIQSFEKNYTVSYTSKEYGRTNPKYKYSKDQRIYLDLKLKNQS, encoded by the coding sequence TTGGCACAAATACGTTTAATGGGAAGCAAAGAAGAACTGGATGTGATCATTCAGTCTTTTGAAAAAAATTATACCGTTTCTTATACATCAAAAGAGTATGGAAGAACAAATCCTAAATATAAGTATTCCAAAGATCAGCGCATTTACTTGGATTTGAAATTAAAGAATCAAAGCTGA
- a CDS encoding EcsC family protein: MDSKQTLQQSLHEVEKWEKDQQGLWFWEKITRLPFKLLDKITPAFIQKKIGVLLDEIGNYVQTGGKYLTQEKMMLKKLSVQSGVEVESIEGVSEVSVEDMKKVCLDIRESRGNLATVQGASTGFGGMFTLAIDIPVLLGLSIKTLQEIAIAHGYDPNKKEERIFIVKCLQFASADIVGKQAVLNELSGYHTRSHSKEVFSQLQGWREVMYSYRDTYGIKKLLQMIPVAGMIFGALTNRSMIKELAETGTMLYQKRRILARLDEIEQAEQEPLQVEEEGTPALPSGE, translated from the coding sequence ATGGACTCAAAGCAAACACTGCAGCAATCCTTACATGAAGTTGAAAAATGGGAGAAAGATCAGCAGGGGCTGTGGTTCTGGGAAAAAATTACCCGACTTCCTTTTAAGCTTTTAGATAAGATCACTCCTGCTTTTATCCAGAAAAAGATTGGTGTTCTTCTTGATGAAATCGGAAATTATGTACAAACCGGAGGAAAATATCTAACCCAGGAAAAAATGATGCTGAAGAAGTTATCTGTCCAGTCCGGGGTAGAAGTCGAATCAATCGAAGGGGTTTCAGAGGTCTCTGTCGAAGACATGAAAAAGGTCTGTCTCGATATTAGAGAATCGAGAGGCAATCTGGCAACTGTACAAGGCGCGTCTACCGGATTCGGAGGAATGTTTACACTGGCAATTGATATACCGGTCCTTCTTGGTCTTTCCATTAAAACTCTTCAGGAAATAGCCATTGCGCACGGGTACGATCCGAATAAAAAAGAGGAACGGATCTTTATCGTCAAATGCCTTCAATTTGCATCAGCGGATATTGTAGGGAAACAAGCGGTTTTAAATGAGCTGTCTGGCTATCATACACGCTCCCATTCAAAAGAAGTCTTCTCCCAGCTGCAGGGCTGGAGGGAAGTGATGTATTCATATCGGGATACATACGGAATTAAAAAACTGCTGCAAATGATTCCGGTTGCCGGGATGATTTTCGGGGCTTTAACCAATCGTTCGATGATTAAAGAGCTTGCTGAAACGGGAACGATGCTGTATCAAAAACGGAGGATTCTTGCAAGACTCGATGAAATCGAACAAGCAGAGCAGGAACCTCTCCAGGTGGAAGAAGAGGGAACACCTGCCCTTCCATCTGGTGAATAA
- a CDS encoding VOC family protein — translation MNRINLIALGVREIAASLKFYRQIGFEASVIGNEEEPVIVFFKNQGTKLELFPLEQLAKDINEENPPELSAGGFSGITLAYNAKSEEEVNQMFERAKKAGAEIAKKPQKTSWGGYSGYFRDPDGYYWEVAYGPDWEFDESDMLIIKD, via the coding sequence GTGAATCGAATAAATTTAATTGCGCTTGGAGTTCGGGAAATAGCAGCATCGCTTAAGTTTTACCGGCAAATTGGTTTTGAAGCATCGGTCATTGGAAACGAGGAAGAACCGGTGATTGTGTTTTTTAAAAATCAAGGAACAAAGCTCGAATTATTTCCTCTCGAACAGCTGGCTAAAGACATTAATGAAGAAAATCCGCCTGAATTGTCAGCGGGGGGATTTTCGGGCATTACACTTGCTTATAATGCGAAGTCGGAAGAAGAAGTGAATCAAATGTTCGAGCGGGCAAAGAAAGCAGGTGCTGAAATAGCCAAAAAACCGCAGAAGACATCCTGGGGAGGGTACAGCGGCTATTTCAGAGATCCGGACGGGTATTACTGGGAAGTGGCATACGGCCCTGATTGGGAATTTGATGAATCCGACATGCTCATTATTAAAGATTAA
- a CDS encoding DUF3243 family protein yields MAFEKDTSVQEEKIEGKMDQLSHEEMDSILKDFNHFKQFLHDKVKQGEKLGLSENTLAKAAKTAAEYLANNTEPKNREEHLLKELWKTGSEEERKHFSHLLVKMAQDEGR; encoded by the coding sequence ATGGCTTTTGAAAAAGATACTTCGGTGCAAGAAGAAAAGATTGAAGGGAAAATGGACCAGCTGAGCCATGAAGAAATGGACAGCATTTTAAAAGATTTTAACCATTTCAAACAATTTCTGCATGACAAGGTAAAGCAGGGTGAGAAGTTAGGATTATCCGAAAACACACTGGCTAAAGCGGCAAAAACGGCTGCTGAGTATTTAGCCAATAATACCGAACCGAAAAACCGTGAAGAACATTTATTGAAGGAACTGTGGAAAACGGGGAGTGAGGAAGAACGCAAACACTTCTCACATCTTCTTGTAAAAATGGCTCAAGACGAAGGCAGATAA